Proteins from a single region of Haloarcula laminariae:
- a CDS encoding TRAP transporter small permease — MTENSAVSAITRNFDRGVRVLALALYALMILVVGLQILTRWVLAPVIGSLPWTVNLSQMLLVYVTFIGAAVASGKHEHISLDLLSSRLSDEKVRYLAGLRSVMTIGFVSVLIAGAYPLYQQNKGSVIGALPAHPPFTQAWLYVPAVVGGAIIVIYAIRDLWEVITDPATVVAELRGDETYDTDS; from the coding sequence ATGACTGAGAACAGTGCCGTATCAGCCATCACCCGCAACTTCGACCGGGGGGTCAGGGTGCTCGCTCTGGCTTTGTACGCGTTGATGATACTCGTCGTCGGGTTACAGATACTGACTCGGTGGGTGTTGGCGCCAGTTATCGGCAGCCTCCCGTGGACGGTCAACCTCTCGCAGATGCTGCTCGTCTACGTCACGTTCATCGGTGCGGCGGTCGCGAGCGGCAAGCACGAGCACATCTCACTCGACCTCCTGTCGTCCCGGCTGTCAGACGAGAAGGTTCGGTATCTCGCCGGGCTTCGGTCCGTGATGACAATCGGGTTCGTCAGCGTGTTGATTGCCGGCGCGTATCCGCTGTACCAACAGAACAAGGGTTCAGTCATCGGCGCGTTACCGGCCCACCCACCGTTCACGCAGGCGTGGCTGTACGTCCCTGCGGTCGTCGGCGGCGCTATTATCGTCATATACGCCATCCGTGACCTCTGGGAAGTCATCACAGACCCAGCAACTGTCGTTGCCGAGCTTCGAGGGGATGAAACGTATGATACAGACTCATAA
- a CDS encoding TRAP transporter large permease, producing the protein MSDIVLLTLFIVVLLGLYLLEVPVVYALGLTSLILMLFTSIPFEPLLVAQTMVSGSNSFVLLAIPLFLQTGLLMNALGLTDVIFDFAKAIVGPIRGGLAHVNIVASIIFSGMTGTAAADAAGLGAIEYRAMREEGYEEGFSVAVTGSSSIIGPIIPPSVPLIIYGVIAQVSIGTLFIAGLVPGFIMGLGLMILCTIYAHRNGYERGDWWSLSEIGRTGFRALPALGTPILIIGGILGGLFTATEAGAIALFYTIFIGTVFYDALSWQELIASFEDGMTRTSSLTFIVAAAALYGFLIRRAQLPEVLANAVTTVSTDPLIVLLLIAAVLFIVGLMLETIAAITILTPVFLPIIEQTAISPIHFGVVMIITLMIGLLTPPFGVILFVLNAVTGVSLERITRNMLPFYVPLVIALLLTIIFPEVVLWLPRTMGLA; encoded by the coding sequence ATGTCAGACATCGTCCTCCTTACTCTGTTCATCGTGGTACTGCTCGGGCTGTATCTACTGGAGGTCCCGGTCGTCTACGCGCTCGGACTGACGAGTCTCATACTGATGTTGTTCACGTCGATACCGTTCGAGCCGCTGCTCGTCGCACAGACGATGGTCAGCGGGAGCAACTCGTTTGTCCTCCTGGCGATTCCGCTCTTCCTCCAGACCGGCCTGTTGATGAACGCGCTGGGCCTCACCGACGTCATATTCGACTTCGCGAAGGCTATCGTTGGGCCGATTCGTGGCGGCCTCGCCCACGTAAACATCGTCGCGAGCATCATCTTCTCGGGCATGACTGGCACCGCCGCGGCGGACGCCGCCGGCCTCGGTGCTATCGAGTACCGGGCGATGCGCGAAGAGGGCTACGAGGAGGGGTTCAGCGTCGCCGTCACCGGCTCGTCGTCGATTATCGGTCCCATCATCCCTCCGAGTGTCCCGCTCATCATCTACGGCGTCATCGCGCAGGTGTCCATCGGGACGCTGTTCATCGCCGGCCTCGTCCCCGGTTTCATCATGGGTCTGGGCCTGATGATTCTGTGTACCATCTACGCACACCGTAACGGGTACGAGCGCGGTGACTGGTGGTCGCTCAGTGAGATCGGGCGAACCGGATTCCGCGCGCTCCCGGCCCTCGGAACGCCGATCCTCATTATCGGCGGTATCTTGGGCGGCCTGTTCACTGCGACAGAAGCGGGCGCGATAGCGCTGTTCTACACCATCTTCATCGGCACGGTCTTCTACGATGCCCTCAGTTGGCAGGAACTCATAGCGAGCTTCGAGGACGGGATGACGCGGACGTCGTCGCTGACGTTCATCGTCGCAGCCGCCGCGCTCTATGGCTTTCTCATCCGGCGCGCACAGCTCCCGGAGGTGCTGGCCAACGCCGTGACGACGGTCTCGACCGACCCGCTCATCGTCCTGTTGCTGATAGCGGCCGTGCTGTTCATCGTCGGTCTCATGCTGGAGACGATAGCGGCGATTACGATTCTCACGCCCGTCTTCCTGCCCATCATCGAGCAGACGGCTATCAGTCCGATTCACTTCGGTGTAGTGATGATTATCACGTTGATGATCGGCCTGTTGACGCCTCCCTTCGGCGTTATCCTGTTCGTTCTCAACGCCGTGACCGGCGTCTCGCTCGAACGCATCACGAGGAACATGCTGCCGTTCTACGTGCCGCTTGTCATCGCGCTCCTGCTCACAATCATCTTCCCCGAAGTCGTCCTGTGGCTCCCGCGGACGATGGGGCTCGCCTGA
- a CDS encoding SDR family NAD(P)-dependent oxidoreductase, with protein MADTAVPTVSVADKNAVVIGGTSGIGRAIALAFADDGADVVATSRSEDAVESTANELRERGASTVEVTCDVTEMSSIEHLYDAAAAELGGVDILVNSAGSVGRAPVTEMEMADWELDIDTNLTGVFRACQVFGREMDSGSIVNISSMSAGQAREQRPAYCAAKSGVNGLTRAAAADLGPEIRVNAIEPGFVETPLAGDAFEEGTELRAKIDERTPLERVAQPDEIAGAAVYLASDAASFTTGEMITVDGGFDDSSF; from the coding sequence ATGGCTGACACAGCCGTCCCGACAGTTAGCGTCGCGGATAAAAACGCCGTCGTCATCGGCGGGACCAGCGGTATCGGCCGCGCAATCGCCCTCGCGTTCGCAGATGACGGGGCGGACGTCGTCGCAACGAGTCGGAGCGAGGACGCCGTTGAATCGACCGCCAACGAGCTCCGCGAGCGCGGCGCGTCGACGGTGGAGGTCACCTGTGACGTCACCGAGATGAGCTCCATTGAACACCTGTACGACGCGGCTGCCGCCGAGCTGGGCGGGGTCGACATACTCGTCAACTCCGCGGGCTCCGTCGGCAGGGCACCGGTAACGGAGATGGAGATGGCCGACTGGGAGCTCGACATCGACACCAACCTCACTGGCGTCTTCCGCGCCTGCCAGGTGTTCGGCCGGGAGATGGACTCGGGCAGCATCGTCAACATCTCCTCGATGTCGGCCGGGCAAGCCCGGGAACAGCGCCCGGCCTACTGCGCCGCAAAGAGCGGCGTCAACGGACTCACCCGGGCGGCAGCCGCGGACCTCGGGCCGGAGATACGCGTCAACGCCATCGAACCCGGGTTCGTCGAGACGCCACTCGCGGGTGACGCCTTCGAAGAGGGGACCGAACTCCGGGCAAAGATAGACGAACGGACGCCGCTGGAGCGGGTCGCCCAACCGGACGAAATCGCCGGTGCGGCCGTCTACCTCGCCAGCGATGCGGCCTCGTTCACGACCGGAGAAATGATTACCGTCGACGGCGGATTCGACGACAGCTCATTCTGA
- a CDS encoding NAD(P)-dependent alcohol dehydrogenase: MRTCVLSGIEELSLIERERPTPGADEVLVRIDRVGICGSDLHYYQHGENSGNTVDFPLVLGHESAGTVVEVGRDVTNVSPSDRVAIEPGVPCGECQYCTTEGKYHLCERMEYMSSPPVDGALTEYVAWPAELVYQLPPEVSLREGALAEPLSVAIHACDRAGVEEGDSVLVTGGGPIGQLVSEVALAHGATVVLTDVVEEKLALAERRGVDYTVDVSSADLTDVIHEQVDPEGVDIVLESSGAESAIESTTEAVKRGGTVTFVGIPIDSGLPTDVVGLIDGEYDLRGSFRFSGTYLSAIEGIRTGRFDVDSIVSFEQSLSETEAAFDRAMEPDSVKGVVRVSDDSE, from the coding sequence ATGCGAACGTGTGTTCTCTCCGGAATCGAAGAGCTTAGCCTGATCGAACGGGAGCGTCCGACACCCGGCGCCGACGAGGTTCTAGTCCGGATTGACCGCGTCGGTATCTGTGGCTCCGACCTCCACTACTACCAACACGGAGAAAACAGCGGCAACACCGTCGACTTCCCGCTCGTGCTCGGACACGAGTCGGCCGGGACGGTCGTCGAGGTCGGGCGGGATGTCACGAACGTCTCCCCGTCGGACCGAGTCGCCATCGAACCGGGCGTCCCGTGCGGTGAGTGTCAGTACTGCACCACGGAGGGGAAATACCACCTCTGTGAGCGGATGGAGTACATGTCCTCGCCGCCGGTCGATGGCGCGCTCACCGAGTATGTCGCCTGGCCGGCGGAGTTGGTCTATCAGCTCCCGCCGGAGGTTTCCCTGCGTGAGGGCGCGCTCGCGGAACCGCTCAGTGTCGCCATCCACGCCTGTGACCGAGCCGGCGTCGAAGAGGGCGATAGCGTGCTGGTGACCGGCGGCGGTCCCATCGGGCAACTCGTTTCGGAAGTCGCGCTGGCCCACGGCGCAACTGTCGTCCTGACGGACGTTGTCGAGGAAAAACTCGCACTGGCCGAGCGCCGCGGCGTGGATTACACGGTAGACGTCTCGTCGGCGGACCTGACCGACGTGATTCACGAGCAGGTAGACCCTGAGGGCGTCGACATCGTCCTCGAAAGCTCCGGTGCGGAAAGCGCCATCGAGTCGACGACGGAAGCCGTAAAACGCGGCGGGACGGTCACCTTCGTCGGCATCCCGATCGATTCGGGCCTCCCGACGGATGTCGTCGGGCTCATCGATGGGGAGTACGACCTGAGAGGGTCGTTCCGGTTCAGCGGCACGTATCTGTCGGCCATCGAGGGCATCCGGACGGGTCGGTTCGACGTCGACAGTATCGTGAGCTTTGAGCAGTCGCTCTCGGAGACAGAGGCCGCGTTCGACCGGGCGATGGAACCGGACAGCGTGAAAGGCGTCGTTCGCGTCAGCGACGACTCAGAATGA
- a CDS encoding universal stress protein, with product MGTILVVLDSANPNEQLLSAAKTYATGTDTEVLLCRIVDRDQYEDEVLTKAEARERADSIDEIESEAEAEAAEIGVEYFGDEISYTPLGVIGKIPDDVLDVAEEWDSEHLFATGKNRSPTGKMIFGDQAQKLALNFEGPVTILTVSDE from the coding sequence ATGGGTACGATTCTAGTCGTATTAGACAGTGCTAACCCAAACGAACAGTTACTCAGCGCAGCAAAAACGTATGCAACAGGCACTGATACGGAGGTTCTGCTATGTCGCATCGTCGACCGGGACCAATACGAGGACGAAGTCCTGACGAAAGCAGAAGCGAGAGAGCGCGCAGACAGTATCGATGAGATAGAGTCCGAGGCAGAGGCTGAGGCTGCCGAAATCGGTGTGGAGTACTTCGGCGATGAGATCTCGTACACACCGCTCGGCGTTATCGGCAAAATACCCGACGACGTCCTCGATGTCGCCGAGGAGTGGGACAGCGAGCATCTCTTTGCGACTGGCAAAAACCGGTCCCCGACCGGAAAGATGATTTTCGGTGACCAGGCGCAAAAACTCGCGCTTAATTTCGAAGGCCCCGTAACGATACTCACGGTATCTGACGAGTGA
- a CDS encoding PQQ-like beta-propeller repeat protein, producing the protein MTGNSEANGPETSRRQISRRGLLGMGLGLASAGCLRFDAETETATETGKTPTTAESSPELQSAPTGLTEAWSREDESLALRASPSSNAVFVGGRNSVSRIDAGDGSRRWDQETGLIGTRPTVTDSTVYASGRDGTFYALDRDDGSTNWTFEADIGLTTVPLAVPDQNRIVVGAGETSGTVVGADGADTDSEHDSAYVYGLDTDGNEVWTVETANGDPVTGTAVHDGVVYVRTANRMDTYNLSDGTERDAGFGVHDVQWDVQHPMNGTYYSNRVAADETGVYLLTQDYVASVIHDGTHRWTYEPFDQSLRFQYEPGTVYISAADNALYAVDAAEGSQQWRVQVDGTPKALLLADGYLWSGDTSNTITAVDTDSGTVAFKESVGEPFNAESADLAVAGQHLVYSIKGEVRGFEIVTEAA; encoded by the coding sequence ATGACTGGAAACAGCGAAGCCAACGGCCCAGAAACGAGTCGACGACAGATTTCCCGGCGCGGGCTGCTCGGGATGGGGCTCGGCCTCGCTTCGGCCGGCTGCCTCCGCTTTGACGCCGAGACAGAGACAGCCACGGAGACGGGCAAAACACCGACGACCGCGGAATCCAGCCCGGAGTTACAGTCGGCTCCCACGGGCCTGACGGAGGCATGGTCCCGCGAAGATGAATCGCTCGCTTTGCGGGCATCGCCGAGCAGTAACGCGGTGTTTGTCGGCGGGAGGAACAGTGTTAGCAGGATAGACGCAGGCGACGGGAGTCGCCGCTGGGACCAGGAGACCGGCCTAATCGGAACCAGACCGACGGTGACCGACTCGACCGTCTACGCCTCAGGACGTGACGGAACGTTCTACGCGCTCGACCGTGACGACGGGAGCACCAACTGGACGTTCGAGGCGGACATCGGGCTGACTACGGTCCCGCTAGCCGTCCCGGACCAGAACCGAATCGTGGTCGGGGCCGGCGAGACCAGCGGTACAGTGGTCGGAGCCGATGGCGCCGACACCGACTCGGAGCACGACTCGGCATACGTATACGGGCTCGACACAGACGGGAACGAGGTCTGGACCGTCGAGACGGCAAACGGGGACCCGGTCACCGGGACCGCGGTCCACGACGGCGTCGTCTACGTCCGGACCGCGAACCGTATGGACACATACAACCTCTCCGACGGGACAGAACGGGACGCTGGCTTCGGCGTTCACGACGTTCAGTGGGACGTCCAGCACCCCATGAACGGAACGTACTACTCCAACCGGGTGGCCGCCGACGAGACAGGTGTCTATCTGCTGACACAGGATTACGTCGCCTCCGTCATCCACGACGGAACCCACAGGTGGACATACGAGCCGTTCGACCAGTCCCTACGCTTTCAGTACGAGCCCGGGACCGTCTACATCAGCGCCGCAGATAACGCCCTCTACGCGGTCGACGCTGCCGAGGGGTCACAGCAGTGGAGAGTCCAGGTGGACGGCACGCCAAAGGCGCTCCTGCTGGCTGATGGCTATCTCTGGAGTGGCGACACGTCGAACACCATCACGGCTGTCGATACGGACTCTGGGACGGTGGCGTTCAAGGAGTCAGTGGGCGAGCCCTTCAACGCCGAGTCAGCCGACCTCGCGGTCGCCGGTCAGCATCTCGTGTACTCGATAAAAGGGGAGGTCAGAGGCTTCGAGATAGTGACCGAGGCGGCGTAA
- a CDS encoding PQQ-like beta-propeller repeat protein → MHGEEYRRSRRGYLAALVTTAGFGGCLGLEESESTPSGTRMGTATAEMGTADESGAASTGESLPPGTRWTFDANGPFVGGPVYADGTVIVTSVDRHVYGVDETSGARQWDASTETELDNGLTVVDGTVVAAGIEEQLGVDAADGTPTYQHVDFDLGVLAQTSDDRRAYQARPVTGGVRAVDPTTGEVAWSDRTAKPTDAEQPNERVWDLALDGDILCAGVHPNSRNGSPPWGFAGYDADTGEQLWYVERDLDLDSSVYAEVAVSGGVCYGSVGDHYMAIDARSGVVQREVENPDRALSMYGATNGIVVASVGVGLEGIDVETDETVWQSDAVPSDPASFDGSTFWFVSEGSLYEIDVPSGTVHEHQSVTIGNTSLTGDLVVTDETVFVTTDDATLRALERQ, encoded by the coding sequence ATGCACGGTGAGGAGTACCGCCGGAGTCGACGCGGGTATCTGGCCGCACTCGTCACCACTGCCGGGTTTGGCGGCTGTCTCGGGTTGGAGGAGTCGGAGTCGACCCCTTCCGGCACCCGCATGGGGACCGCAACGGCCGAAATGGGGACCGCCGACGAGTCCGGGGCTGCATCGACCGGTGAGTCACTGCCCCCCGGGACCAGGTGGACGTTCGATGCCAACGGACCGTTCGTCGGCGGCCCAGTCTACGCGGACGGGACAGTCATCGTGACGAGCGTCGACCGTCACGTCTACGGCGTTGACGAGACCAGTGGCGCCCGACAGTGGGACGCGTCGACCGAGACAGAACTCGACAACGGCCTCACGGTCGTCGACGGCACAGTAGTCGCGGCGGGTATCGAGGAACAACTCGGTGTCGACGCCGCAGACGGTACACCCACCTACCAGCACGTCGACTTCGACCTCGGTGTCCTCGCCCAGACCAGTGACGACAGGAGGGCGTATCAGGCCCGCCCTGTGACCGGCGGTGTCCGCGCGGTGGACCCCACTACCGGCGAGGTGGCCTGGTCGGACCGGACCGCGAAACCGACCGACGCCGAGCAGCCCAACGAACGCGTCTGGGACCTCGCACTCGACGGCGACATCCTCTGTGCCGGCGTTCACCCGAACAGTCGGAACGGGAGTCCACCGTGGGGGTTCGCCGGGTATGACGCCGATACGGGCGAGCAGCTTTGGTACGTCGAGCGTGACCTGGACCTCGATAGTAGCGTTTACGCCGAGGTCGCCGTCTCGGGCGGCGTCTGTTACGGGTCCGTCGGTGACCACTACATGGCTATCGACGCCCGCTCCGGCGTCGTCCAGCGGGAGGTCGAGAACCCGGACAGAGCGCTGTCCATGTACGGGGCTACCAATGGGATTGTCGTCGCCTCCGTTGGCGTCGGGCTGGAAGGCATCGATGTCGAGACCGACGAGACGGTCTGGCAATCGGACGCGGTTCCCTCCGATCCAGCCTCGTTCGACGGGTCGACGTTCTGGTTCGTCTCCGAGGGGTCGCTGTACGAGATTGATGTCCCCTCCGGAACGGTTCACGAGCACCAATCGGTCACTATCGGAAACACGTCGCTGACCGGTGACCTCGTTGTGACCGACGAGACGGTATTTGTCACCACCGATGACGCGACACTCAGGGCACTCGAACGACAATGA
- a CDS encoding PH domain-containing protein yields the protein MTQKSDTETESEAEEQRETDETELLRTRPTIRPTLVRLGVVLVVGLALFGVLRARPRLLGEPSISKTAALVVALITLVLVIRFVVRIIILKQTTYVITADRVELSYELLFRVRSKGVRFDKLRSHELNQNRVQSLLGYGTLSLNRGLGPIRLENVEEPELVYRTIRQCVRQNE from the coding sequence ATGACACAGAAGTCGGACACAGAGACCGAATCCGAAGCGGAGGAGCAGCGTGAGACAGACGAGACCGAACTTCTCAGAACCCGACCGACAATCCGGCCGACGCTCGTCCGATTGGGTGTCGTCTTGGTCGTCGGGCTGGCACTGTTTGGTGTCCTCCGGGCGAGACCGAGGCTACTCGGTGAACCGAGTATCAGCAAGACGGCGGCGCTGGTTGTCGCCCTCATCACGCTGGTACTGGTGATCCGTTTCGTGGTGCGCATCATAATCCTCAAACAGACTACGTACGTTATCACCGCGGACCGGGTAGAGTTGAGCTACGAGTTGCTATTCCGGGTTCGCTCGAAGGGCGTTCGATTCGACAAACTGCGAAGTCACGAACTCAACCAGAACCGCGTGCAGTCGCTCCTAGGGTACGGAACGCTGTCACTCAACCGTGGTCTCGGCCCGATACGACTGGAGAACGTCGAGGAGCCCGAGCTTGTCTATCGGACGATACGGCAGTGCGTGAGGCAGAACGAGTGA